A genomic window from Klebsiella quasipneumoniae subsp. quasipneumoniae includes:
- the folE gene encoding GTP cyclohydrolase I FolE gives MSSLSKEAVLVHEALVARGLETPMRAPVQEIDNETRKRLITGHMTEIMQLLNLDLSDDSLMETPHRIAKMYVDEIFSGLDYSRFPKITVIENKMKVDEMVTVRDITLTSTCEHHFVTIDGKATVAYIPKDSVIGLSKINRIVQFFAQRPQVQERLTQQILIALQTLLGTSNVAVSIDAVHYCVKARGIRDATSATTTTSLGGLFKSSQNTRQEFLRAVRHHN, from the coding sequence ATGTCATCACTGAGTAAAGAAGCCGTCCTCGTTCATGAAGCGCTGGTCGCTCGTGGGCTGGAGACGCCGATGCGTGCGCCAGTACAAGAAATTGATAACGAAACACGCAAGCGTTTGATTACCGGTCATATGACCGAGATTATGCAACTGCTGAATCTGGATCTGAGTGATGACAGTCTGATGGAGACCCCGCATCGCATCGCCAAAATGTATGTCGATGAGATCTTCTCCGGACTGGATTACTCCCGTTTCCCGAAAATCACCGTCATTGAAAACAAAATGAAGGTCGATGAAATGGTCACCGTGCGCGATATCACCCTGACCAGCACCTGCGAACACCACTTTGTCACCATCGATGGTAAAGCGACGGTAGCCTATATCCCGAAAGATTCGGTGATCGGCCTGTCGAAAATCAACCGCATCGTGCAGTTCTTCGCCCAGCGCCCGCAGGTCCAGGAGCGTCTCACGCAGCAGATCCTGATCGCGCTGCAGACGCTGCTCGGCACCAGCAACGTGGCGGTATCCATTGACGCGGTGCATTACTGCGTGAAAGCCCGCGGCATCCGCGACGCGACCAGCGCCACTACCACCACCTCCCTCGGTGGCCTGTTCAAATCCAGCCAGAATACCCGCCAGGAATTCCTGCGCGCAGTACGTCACCACAACTAA
- the yeiB gene encoding DUF418 domain-containing protein YeiB, with amino-acid sequence MERNVTLDFVRGVAILGILLLNISAFGLPKAAYLNPAWSGSATLSDAWTWAILDLLAQVKFLTLFALLFGAGLQLLLPRGKRWIQSRLTLLALLGFIHGLFFWDGDILLAYALVGLVSWRMVREAQHVKSLFNTGVVLYLTGIAVLVLLGIISGTAANRSWVPDAANLQYEQYWKLHGGMEAVSNRADMLSDNLLALGAQYGWQLAGMMLIGAALMRSGWLKGQFSQRHYRRTGALLVLAGMAVNVPAIVAQWYLAWDYRWCAFLLQAPRELSAPLQAIGYASLAWGYWPQLCRFRLVGAIACVGRMALSNYLLQTLICTTLFYHLGLFMRFDRLQLLAFVPPIWAVNLLVSSLWLRRFRQGPVEWLWRQLTLRASGTSLKDTSR; translated from the coding sequence ATGGAGAGAAATGTCACGCTGGACTTTGTCCGCGGCGTCGCCATCCTCGGTATCCTGCTTCTCAATATCAGCGCCTTCGGCTTGCCGAAGGCCGCTTACCTCAATCCGGCCTGGTCAGGAAGCGCGACCCTCAGCGACGCCTGGACCTGGGCGATCCTTGACCTGCTGGCGCAGGTGAAGTTTCTTACCCTGTTCGCGCTGCTGTTTGGCGCCGGTCTGCAGCTCCTGCTCCCCCGCGGCAAACGCTGGATCCAGTCGCGGTTGACCCTGCTGGCGTTGCTTGGTTTCATTCACGGTCTCTTCTTCTGGGATGGCGATATTCTGCTGGCCTACGCCCTGGTGGGGCTGGTGAGCTGGCGCATGGTGCGCGAGGCGCAGCATGTTAAATCGCTGTTTAACACCGGGGTGGTGCTCTACCTCACCGGTATTGCGGTGCTGGTCCTGCTGGGGATTATCTCGGGGACGGCCGCGAATCGCTCCTGGGTACCGGACGCGGCCAATCTGCAGTATGAGCAGTACTGGAAGCTGCACGGCGGCATGGAGGCGGTCAGCAACCGGGCGGATATGCTGTCGGACAATCTGTTGGCGCTCGGCGCGCAGTATGGCTGGCAGCTGGCGGGGATGATGCTGATAGGCGCGGCGCTGATGCGCAGCGGCTGGCTGAAAGGGCAGTTCAGCCAGCGTCACTATCGGCGCACCGGCGCGCTGCTGGTGCTAGCCGGGATGGCGGTGAATGTGCCGGCTATTGTCGCCCAGTGGTATCTGGCCTGGGACTATCGCTGGTGCGCGTTTTTACTGCAGGCGCCGCGTGAACTGAGCGCCCCGCTGCAGGCTATCGGCTATGCCTCGCTGGCCTGGGGCTACTGGCCGCAGCTCTGCCGTTTCCGCCTGGTGGGGGCTATCGCCTGCGTCGGACGCATGGCGCTGAGCAACTACCTGCTGCAGACCCTGATCTGCACCACCCTGTTTTATCATCTCGGGCTGTTTATGCGCTTCGATCGTCTGCAGCTGCTGGCCTTTGTTCCCCCCATCTGGGCCGTCAACCTCCTCGTGTCATCACTCTGGCTGCGCCGCTTCCGCCAGGGGCCGGTGGAATGGCTGTGGCGTCAGTTAACCCTGCGTGCGTCAGGGACATCATTGAAAGACACATCCAGATAA
- the galS gene encoding HTH-type transcriptional regulator GalS, which produces MITIRDVARQAGVSVATVSRVLNNSALVSPDTRDVVMKAVTQLGYRPNANAQALATQVSDTIGVVVMDVSDAFFGALVKAVDTVAQQHHKYVLIGNSYHEAEKERHAIEVLIRQRCSALIVHSKALSDAELSDFMQHIPGMVLINRIVPGFAHRCVGLDNVSGALMATRMLLNHGHQRIGYLSSNHGIEDDDMRREGWSKALQEQGIIAPDSWVGSGSPDMQGGEAAMVELLGRNLGLTAVFAYNDSMAAGALTTLKDNGIVVPQHLSLIGFDDIPISRYTDPQLTTVRYPVMSMAKLATELALLGAAGKLDREATHCFMPTLVRRHSVAQRQTVGPITN; this is translated from the coding sequence ATGATCACCATTCGTGATGTCGCCCGCCAGGCGGGCGTATCCGTGGCCACCGTGTCGCGGGTGCTGAACAATAGCGCGCTGGTGAGTCCGGATACGCGCGACGTGGTGATGAAAGCGGTGACCCAGCTGGGCTACCGGCCCAACGCCAACGCCCAGGCGCTGGCCACCCAGGTCAGCGATACCATCGGCGTGGTGGTGATGGACGTCTCCGATGCCTTCTTCGGCGCGCTGGTGAAAGCGGTGGATACCGTCGCCCAGCAGCATCATAAGTATGTGCTGATCGGCAACAGCTATCACGAGGCGGAAAAAGAGCGCCATGCCATCGAGGTGCTGATCCGCCAGCGCTGCTCGGCGCTGATCGTCCATTCTAAAGCGCTCAGCGATGCTGAACTGAGCGACTTTATGCAACATATCCCGGGGATGGTGCTGATCAACCGCATCGTGCCGGGCTTTGCCCATCGCTGCGTCGGCCTCGACAATGTTAGCGGCGCGCTGATGGCTACCCGCATGCTGCTCAATCACGGCCACCAGCGCATCGGTTATCTCTCCTCCAATCACGGCATTGAAGACGACGATATGCGCCGGGAAGGGTGGAGCAAAGCGCTGCAGGAGCAGGGCATCATCGCCCCGGACAGCTGGGTCGGGTCCGGCTCCCCGGACATGCAGGGCGGCGAAGCGGCGATGGTCGAACTGCTGGGGCGGAATCTCGGCCTCACTGCGGTGTTCGCCTATAACGACAGCATGGCGGCCGGCGCGCTGACCACGCTGAAGGACAACGGCATTGTCGTGCCGCAGCATCTGTCGCTGATTGGCTTTGATGATATCCCTATTTCCCGTTACACCGATCCTCAGCTGACCACCGTGCGCTATCCGGTAATGTCGATGGCGAAGCTGGCCACCGAGCTGGCGCTGCTGGGGGCGGCCGGCAAGCTGGATCGCGAGGCGACGCACTGCTTTATGCCCACCCTGGTGCGCCGTCACTCCGTTGCCCAGCGGCAAACTGTGGGGCCGATCACTAACTGA
- the mglB gene encoding galactose/glucose ABC transporter substrate-binding protein MglB, whose amino-acid sequence MNKKVFTLSAVMAGLLFGAAAHAADTRIGVTIYKYDDNFMSVVRKAIEKDGKSAPDVQLLMNDSQNDQSKQNDQIDVLLAKGVKALAINLVDPAAAGTVIEKARGQNIPVVFFNKEPSRKALDSYDKAYYVGTDSKESGIIQGDLIAKHWKANPNWDLNKDGQIQYVLLKGEPGHPDAEARTTYVIKELNDKGLKTQQLQMDTAMWDTAQAKDKMDAWLSGPNANKIEVVIANNDAMAMGAVEALKAHNKSSIPVFGVDALPEALALVKSGAMAGTVLNDANNQAKATFDLAKNLADGKDAAAGTNWKIDNKIVRVPYVGVDKDNLSQFTGK is encoded by the coding sequence ATGAATAAGAAGGTGTTTACCCTCTCTGCTGTAATGGCTGGTCTGTTATTTGGCGCCGCAGCACACGCAGCAGATACCCGTATCGGCGTGACGATTTATAAATATGACGACAACTTTATGTCGGTGGTGCGTAAGGCGATTGAAAAAGATGGCAAATCCGCGCCTGACGTCCAGCTGCTGATGAATGACTCGCAGAACGACCAGTCGAAACAAAACGATCAGATTGACGTGCTGCTGGCGAAAGGCGTGAAAGCCCTGGCGATCAACCTGGTTGACCCGGCTGCGGCGGGAACGGTCATCGAAAAAGCGCGCGGGCAGAACATTCCGGTGGTGTTCTTCAACAAAGAGCCTTCCCGTAAAGCGCTGGATAGCTATGACAAAGCTTATTACGTCGGTACCGACTCGAAAGAGTCCGGGATTATTCAGGGCGATCTGATCGCCAAGCACTGGAAAGCCAACCCGAACTGGGATCTGAATAAAGACGGCCAGATCCAGTACGTCCTGCTGAAAGGCGAGCCGGGCCATCCGGATGCGGAAGCGCGTACCACCTACGTTATCAAAGAGCTGAATGATAAAGGCCTGAAGACCCAGCAGCTGCAGATGGACACCGCCATGTGGGATACCGCCCAGGCGAAAGACAAAATGGACGCCTGGCTCTCCGGCCCGAATGCGAACAAGATTGAAGTGGTGATCGCTAACAACGACGCCATGGCGATGGGCGCGGTTGAAGCGCTGAAAGCGCACAACAAGAGCAGCATTCCGGTGTTCGGCGTGGATGCGCTGCCGGAAGCCCTGGCGCTGGTGAAATCCGGCGCGATGGCCGGTACCGTGCTGAACGATGCTAACAACCAGGCGAAAGCGACCTTCGATCTGGCGAAAAACCTGGCCGACGGGAAAGACGCTGCGGCAGGCACCAACTGGAAAATTGACAACAAGATTGTTCGCGTCCCCTATGTGGGCGTCGATAAAGACAACCTGAGCCAGTTTACCGGCAAATAA
- the mglA gene encoding galactose/methyl galactoside ABC transporter ATP-binding protein MglA: MVSNNSERSGEYLLEMSNINKSFPGVKALDNVNLKVRPHSIHALMGENGAGKSTLLKCLFGIYQKDSGSILFQGKEIDFHSAKEALENGISMVHQELNLVLQRSVMDNMWLGRYPTKGMFVDQDKMYRDTKAIFDELDIDIDPRARVGTLSVSQMQMIEIAKAFSYDAKIVIMDEPTSSLTEKEVNHLFKIIRKLKDRGCGIVYISHKMEEIFQLCDEITILRDGQWIATQPLEGLDMDKIIAMMVGRSLNQRFPDRENTPGEVILQVRNLTSLRQPSIRDVSFDLHKGEILGIAGLVGAKRTDIVETLFGIREKASGTITLHGKKINNHSANEAINHGFALVTEERRSTGIYAYLDIGFNSLISNIKKYKNSVGLLDNSRMKSDTQWVIDSMRVKTPGQHTQIGSLSGGNQQKVIIGRWLLTQPEILMLDEPTRGIDVGAKFEIYQLIAELAKKDKGIIIISSEMPELLGITDRILVMSNGLVAGIVETKTTTQNEILRLASLHL, translated from the coding sequence ATGGTCAGCAATAATAGCGAACGGTCAGGCGAATATTTGTTGGAGATGAGCAACATCAACAAATCGTTTCCTGGCGTCAAGGCTCTTGATAATGTCAACCTGAAGGTTCGTCCGCACTCCATTCATGCGTTAATGGGTGAGAACGGCGCCGGTAAATCGACATTATTAAAATGCCTTTTTGGGATCTATCAAAAAGATTCCGGCAGCATTCTTTTTCAGGGAAAAGAGATCGATTTCCATTCGGCGAAAGAAGCCCTGGAAAACGGTATTTCGATGGTACATCAGGAATTAAACCTAGTCTTACAGCGTTCGGTCATGGACAACATGTGGCTCGGGCGTTATCCCACTAAAGGTATGTTTGTCGATCAGGACAAAATGTACCGGGACACCAAGGCCATATTTGATGAGCTGGATATTGATATCGACCCGCGCGCCCGCGTCGGTACCTTATCGGTATCCCAGATGCAGATGATTGAGATCGCCAAGGCGTTTTCCTATGACGCCAAAATCGTCATCATGGACGAGCCGACGTCCTCGCTGACGGAAAAAGAGGTCAACCATCTGTTTAAGATCATCCGCAAGCTGAAAGATCGCGGCTGCGGTATCGTCTATATCTCGCACAAAATGGAAGAGATTTTCCAGCTGTGCGATGAAATTACCATCCTTCGCGACGGCCAGTGGATCGCCACTCAGCCGCTGGAAGGGCTGGATATGGACAAGATCATCGCCATGATGGTCGGGCGTTCGCTCAACCAGCGCTTTCCGGATCGCGAAAACACCCCGGGAGAAGTGATCCTTCAGGTGCGCAATCTTACCTCCCTGCGCCAGCCGTCCATTCGCGATGTCTCCTTCGATCTGCATAAGGGCGAAATTCTCGGTATCGCCGGTCTGGTGGGCGCGAAGCGGACCGACATCGTGGAGACTCTGTTCGGGATCCGTGAGAAGGCCAGCGGCACCATCACCCTGCACGGGAAGAAGATCAACAACCACAGCGCCAATGAGGCGATTAACCACGGTTTTGCGCTGGTGACCGAGGAGCGGCGCTCCACCGGGATTTACGCCTATCTGGATATCGGTTTTAACTCGCTGATCTCCAATATTAAGAAATATAAAAACAGCGTCGGCTTGCTGGATAACTCGCGGATGAAGAGCGATACCCAATGGGTCATTGACTCTATGCGCGTTAAAACCCCCGGCCAGCATACGCAGATTGGTTCGCTTTCCGGTGGTAACCAGCAAAAGGTCATTATTGGCCGCTGGCTGCTGACCCAGCCGGAGATCCTGATGCTGGACGAGCCGACGCGCGGTATCGACGTCGGCGCCAAATTCGAGATCTATCAGCTGATTGCCGAGCTGGCTAAAAAAGATAAAGGGATCATTATTATTTCCTCCGAAATGCCGGAACTGCTGGGGATTACCGACCGCATTCTGGTGATGAGCAACGGCCTGGTCGCGGGCATTGTTGAGACTAAAACCACCACGCAAAACGAAATACTGCGTCTTGCGTCATTGCACCTTTAA
- the mglC gene encoding galactose/methyl galactoside ABC transporter permease MglC — MSALNKKSFLTYLKEGGIYVVLLVLLAIIIFQDPTFLSLLNLSNILTQSSVRIIIALGVAGLIVTQGTDLSAGRQVGLAAVIAATMLQAVDNANKVFPDMATMPIPLVILLVCAIGAVIGLINGIVIAYLNVTPFITTLGTMIIVYGINSLYYDFVGASPISGFDSHFSHFAQGFVALGSFRLSYITFYALIAVFFVWILWNKTRFGKNIFAIGGNPEAAKVSGVNVALNLLMIYALSGVFYAFGGLLEAGRIGSATNNLGFMYELDAIAACVVGGVSFSGGVGTVFGVVTGVIIFTVINYGLTYIGVNPYWQYIIKGAIIIFAVALDSLKYARKK; from the coding sequence ATGAGTGCGTTAAATAAAAAGAGTTTTCTCACTTACCTGAAAGAGGGTGGGATCTATGTCGTCCTTCTGGTCCTGTTGGCCATTATTATTTTCCAGGATCCGACATTTTTAAGTCTGCTCAACCTGAGTAATATTCTGACCCAGTCCTCGGTGCGTATTATTATTGCCCTCGGCGTGGCCGGACTGATCGTCACGCAGGGCACCGACCTCTCCGCCGGCCGTCAGGTGGGACTGGCGGCGGTGATTGCCGCGACCATGCTGCAGGCGGTGGATAATGCCAACAAGGTGTTCCCGGATATGGCGACCATGCCGATCCCGCTGGTCATCCTGCTGGTATGCGCCATCGGGGCGGTCATCGGCCTGATTAATGGGATCGTCATTGCCTATCTGAACGTGACGCCGTTTATTACCACCCTTGGGACCATGATCATCGTCTACGGCATTAACTCGCTGTACTACGACTTCGTGGGCGCGTCGCCGATCTCCGGCTTCGACAGCCATTTCTCCCATTTCGCGCAGGGGTTTGTGGCGCTGGGCTCGTTCCGCCTGTCCTACATCACCTTCTACGCGCTGATTGCCGTCTTCTTTGTCTGGATCCTGTGGAACAAGACGCGCTTTGGCAAAAACATCTTCGCTATCGGCGGTAACCCGGAAGCGGCGAAGGTCTCCGGGGTCAACGTAGCGTTGAACCTGCTGATGATCTATGCCCTCTCCGGCGTGTTCTACGCCTTCGGCGGCCTGCTGGAAGCCGGTCGTATCGGCTCGGCGACCAATAATCTCGGCTTTATGTACGAACTGGACGCCATCGCCGCCTGCGTGGTGGGCGGCGTATCGTTCAGCGGCGGGGTAGGGACCGTATTCGGCGTGGTGACCGGGGTGATTATCTTCACCGTGATCAACTATGGCCTGACCTATATCGGCGTTAACCCTTACTGGCAGTACATCATTAAGGGGGCGATCATTATCTTCGCCGTGGCGCTGGATTCCCTGAAATACGCCCGTAAGAAGTAA